A window of Fictibacillus halophilus contains these coding sequences:
- a CDS encoding extracellular solute-binding protein, whose translation MKFKRFLWLGLALCLIIPQPYASAEGNSKDTKPAEQVVEENYHTVLNSWEKKGTDDASDFEASVSPSDFKIKDKKNLLSESESKGYNDRVFYWHNRESVSYEVNVEEAGLYELAFDYYPLSNEVVPIEGAIQVNGNYPFYESRRIVFPADWKNEKNTFEKDRFDNDMIPKQKRIERWNTLTAEDASQLQSEPLRYELKKGRNTIQLTNLSGEMLLGKAYVKSPSKLPSYKDYVKKHEGAKLADTLITREAEKDYEKNSSYIRPFAADDSSAVPSSPKNLLLNTLGSESWKDSGQTVNWNVNVKKDGFYKLTFKVLQNKETGGPVFRKLLIDGKVPFQEASPVTFPFNKNWDNVTLKDKDGKAYLFYLSKGKHQIGLEADAAPVEPVLHTTNKVMREMEELTLKIRKLTGNQTDTSRGWKISEYIPGIDKKLAGWADELEQELKYLRKLDNSKEDSKDMVSLEMAVQKLRALSKKPDQIPSRLTELSEGSSSAAQLLGNMLVTLPEQPLTVDRFYVHGDEKDVPDAEAGFWEKLIDSIQRFFLSFFSENYSASEAEEDTLEVWVNRPRQYVELLQNLSDQNFTPETGIKVKFSIMPEEQKLILASASNKQPDIALGISSWLPYELSIRGAAVDLHQFDDFEKFSKQFSPGAFLPLMIGDSVYAMPETQDFFVQFYRKDIMQALGLPVPDTWDDVKSILPELQRFGMNYYTHIAGATGFKPFQATAPFVYQFDGDLYGKDGMKTAIGTEESLKGIQFMAELNTIYSMPLQVPNFYNHFRYSTLPIGTANFTTYTQLTAAAPEIAGWWDIAPHPGVKKEDGTVERWATGSGQSAMIFKGTKSKEDSWELLKWWLSEDTQTEFATNLQMLYGPEYMWNTSNLEAFKNLPWPEQHKKTILKQWEYLYEVPKNPGSYMIERELSNIWNRIVFDGVNPRSAVDDSVVAIDREIKRKMEEFGYVKDGKMVKPYPIPTIEQVKSWAGDENEKETK comes from the coding sequence ATGAAGTTTAAAAGATTTCTTTGGTTAGGTTTAGCGCTGTGTCTCATTATTCCACAACCATATGCATCTGCTGAAGGCAACAGTAAGGATACTAAGCCTGCCGAACAAGTCGTGGAGGAAAACTATCATACCGTCCTTAACAGTTGGGAGAAGAAAGGGACAGATGACGCTTCAGATTTTGAAGCGTCTGTCTCTCCTTCTGATTTTAAGATCAAAGACAAAAAGAACCTTTTGTCAGAATCAGAGAGTAAGGGCTATAACGATCGTGTTTTCTATTGGCATAACCGAGAGTCCGTTTCTTATGAAGTGAATGTGGAGGAAGCAGGACTATATGAGCTAGCGTTTGATTATTATCCATTGAGCAACGAGGTTGTTCCAATAGAGGGCGCCATTCAGGTGAACGGCAACTATCCTTTTTATGAAAGCCGAAGAATCGTGTTTCCGGCCGACTGGAAAAACGAGAAAAATACCTTCGAGAAAGATCGGTTCGACAACGACATGATTCCGAAGCAGAAGCGGATCGAGCGTTGGAACACGTTAACAGCAGAAGATGCGAGTCAGCTTCAATCTGAGCCACTTCGTTACGAACTGAAAAAAGGAAGGAATACGATCCAGCTTACGAACCTATCAGGCGAGATGCTGTTAGGAAAAGCGTACGTCAAATCACCTAGCAAACTACCAAGTTATAAAGATTACGTAAAAAAGCATGAAGGCGCAAAATTGGCCGACACGCTGATCACACGTGAAGCGGAGAAGGACTACGAGAAGAACAGCTCGTACATACGTCCTTTTGCAGCAGATGATTCATCAGCGGTACCGAGCTCTCCAAAGAACCTCCTCTTAAACACGCTAGGTTCTGAATCGTGGAAAGACTCCGGACAGACGGTGAATTGGAACGTCAATGTGAAGAAAGATGGCTTTTACAAGCTAACGTTTAAAGTACTGCAGAACAAAGAGACGGGTGGTCCGGTTTTCCGAAAACTGTTGATCGACGGAAAAGTTCCGTTTCAAGAAGCTTCACCCGTTACATTCCCGTTCAATAAAAACTGGGATAACGTCACGTTGAAAGACAAAGATGGAAAAGCATATCTGTTTTATCTATCAAAAGGAAAGCATCAGATTGGTCTAGAAGCTGATGCCGCTCCTGTTGAGCCCGTTCTTCATACGACAAATAAAGTGATGCGCGAAATGGAAGAGCTCACGCTTAAGATTCGAAAGCTTACGGGAAATCAGACAGATACGTCTCGTGGCTGGAAGATCAGCGAGTATATTCCCGGAATCGATAAAAAGCTTGCTGGCTGGGCGGATGAGCTAGAGCAAGAACTGAAGTACCTCAGAAAACTCGATAACTCAAAAGAAGATTCAAAAGATATGGTTTCCCTTGAGATGGCCGTACAAAAGCTAAGAGCACTCAGCAAAAAGCCGGACCAGATTCCAAGCCGACTAACTGAGCTGTCAGAAGGATCGTCTTCAGCTGCGCAATTGCTCGGAAACATGCTCGTAACGTTGCCAGAACAGCCGTTAACGGTCGATCGCTTCTACGTGCATGGTGATGAAAAAGATGTCCCAGATGCAGAAGCTGGTTTTTGGGAAAAACTAATCGACTCGATTCAACGCTTCTTCTTATCGTTCTTCTCTGAAAATTATTCAGCGAGTGAAGCGGAAGAAGATACGTTAGAGGTTTGGGTGAACCGACCTCGTCAATATGTTGAGCTTCTACAAAATCTATCTGATCAAAACTTTACGCCAGAAACAGGAATCAAAGTAAAATTCTCGATCATGCCAGAAGAGCAAAAGCTGATTCTCGCGAGTGCGTCGAACAAACAGCCAGACATTGCACTTGGTATCTCTTCATGGTTGCCTTACGAGTTATCCATTCGTGGTGCAGCCGTTGATCTGCACCAGTTCGATGACTTTGAAAAGTTCAGCAAGCAGTTCTCACCAGGAGCCTTTCTACCGCTTATGATCGGTGATTCGGTTTATGCGATGCCAGAGACGCAAGATTTCTTTGTGCAGTTTTACCGAAAAGATATTATGCAAGCACTCGGTCTTCCGGTCCCGGATACATGGGATGACGTGAAGAGCATCTTGCCAGAGCTTCAGCGTTTTGGGATGAACTATTATACACACATTGCGGGTGCAACAGGCTTTAAGCCGTTCCAAGCAACTGCTCCGTTCGTGTATCAGTTTGATGGAGATCTATACGGAAAAGATGGCATGAAGACGGCGATTGGAACAGAAGAATCGTTAAAAGGCATACAGTTCATGGCAGAGCTGAACACGATCTACAGCATGCCGTTACAAGTGCCAAACTTTTATAACCATTTCCGATATTCAACACTTCCGATCGGGACTGCTAACTTTACGACATACACACAGCTAACAGCAGCCGCTCCAGAGATCGCAGGATGGTGGGATATTGCGCCACATCCAGGTGTGAAAAAAGAAGACGGAACGGTGGAACGCTGGGCTACAGGTTCAGGTCAGTCTGCGATGATCTTTAAAGGAACAAAGAGCAAGGAAGATTCGTGGGAGCTTTTAAAATGGTGGCTGTCAGAAGATACGCAGACCGAGTTCGCGACCAATCTTCAGATGCTGTACGGACCAGAGTACATGTGGAACACGTCCAACCTAGAAGCGTTCAAGAACCTTCCGTGGCCAGAGCAGCATAAGAAAACGATTTTGAAGCAGTGGGAGTATCTATACGAAGTACCGAAAAATCCAGGTTCGTACATGATCGAACGTGAGCTTTCGAACATCTGGAACCGCATCGTGTTTGATGGTGTGAACCCGAGATCAGCAGTTGACGACTCAGTCGTTGCGATTGACCGGGAGATCAAGAGAAAGATGGAAGAGTTTGGATATGTGAAGGACGGCAAGATGGTCAAGCCGTATCCGATTCCTACGATAGAACAAGTGAAAAGTTGGGCAGGCGATGAGAATGAAAAAGAAACCAAATAA
- a CDS encoding beta-galactosidase: MKNIAIKDEKVIVDGQEVFLFGGELHYFRIPKQDWRERIQQVKEAGANMISTYVPWIFHEYEEGVTDLTGTSRPERDLHTFLQLVKEEGMYCLVRPGPYVMAEIVDHGVPTWFIDNYPEAVAKTNVGEIHPTRVVSYSHPTFLEKTELWYEKVCAVIKPFLVTNGGPVILFQLDNEVGMFHWVTNQPDFNTSTLQEFEQHLRTNYTEQSFQETFRIPFGEIKSFAENMTKKPEAIYAHALRNEFGLFLRQHYKRFIEHLKQSAEEKGIDVPFVVNIHGFHGIDILKRGTMYPIGISQLLETAKIENTLMAGDYYIGNIEYDSYVDIVLANAFTKAIQWREQPLFSAEFQGGSIHDKPKLQPTTFDLTTRLCIADGMNGVNYYMFGAGENYENIGLFGRRHDWQAPLTKSGQKNPHYPVIQHIGKMLQTFESSLLQTKPVVDTHLGFYPDYYMTEFHDEHTKNMVDQIQRDRETFMANGIAKALRVNNIIYDAINVQDDDDINPSVIPSLWMFTTEWMDENIQQKLVTYLENGGKLILFPTIPTKTMKNVPCTILKDYINVTVKETKHRVFGQIDQADNVLIDRAEIYETTDGAFAHIEGKPDQVIAFEKQLGKGQLYMFGIGMDHGFHYQNDIIVKLAKRAGIESRFTLEEELDITVRSSPEKGDFFFLQNFDEFKKTTIITYDGTTLFGGKEISIPMRSGLMLPVNVPLHEDLFIEYGTGEIYETLQQQDEISLTIKMIQKEEEFVFRSSSWKPVDTKEVSIEEVQEHTFKVLIQTTEDTASIRFQPAFANAIQP; the protein is encoded by the coding sequence ATGAAGAACATTGCAATAAAAGATGAGAAAGTGATCGTGGATGGTCAGGAGGTCTTCTTGTTTGGAGGAGAGCTTCACTACTTTCGAATCCCGAAGCAAGACTGGCGCGAGCGCATACAGCAAGTGAAAGAAGCGGGAGCGAACATGATCAGCACGTACGTACCATGGATTTTTCACGAGTATGAGGAAGGTGTTACGGATCTTACCGGAACATCTCGTCCAGAACGTGATCTACATACGTTTCTGCAGCTCGTAAAAGAAGAAGGGATGTACTGTCTAGTCCGTCCGGGGCCATATGTAATGGCAGAGATCGTGGATCATGGGGTTCCAACGTGGTTCATTGATAACTACCCGGAGGCGGTAGCGAAAACGAATGTTGGCGAGATTCATCCAACACGAGTCGTGAGTTACAGTCACCCAACCTTTTTAGAAAAAACAGAGCTTTGGTATGAAAAGGTTTGTGCCGTTATTAAGCCGTTTCTCGTCACAAATGGTGGTCCAGTTATCCTTTTTCAGCTTGATAACGAAGTGGGAATGTTCCACTGGGTGACGAACCAGCCGGATTTCAACACTTCCACACTGCAAGAGTTTGAACAACATCTGAGAACCAACTATACGGAGCAATCGTTTCAAGAAACATTCCGCATTCCGTTTGGTGAGATCAAGTCATTCGCGGAAAACATGACAAAAAAGCCTGAAGCGATCTACGCTCATGCGCTAAGAAACGAATTTGGACTCTTTTTACGTCAACATTACAAGCGTTTCATCGAGCATCTTAAACAGTCAGCAGAGGAAAAAGGCATCGACGTTCCGTTCGTGGTGAACATTCATGGCTTTCATGGAATCGATATCTTAAAGCGCGGTACGATGTATCCAATCGGCATTTCGCAGCTGCTCGAGACCGCCAAGATCGAGAACACACTCATGGCTGGTGATTATTATATCGGCAACATCGAGTATGACAGCTACGTTGATATCGTTTTAGCGAACGCCTTTACAAAAGCGATCCAATGGAGGGAGCAGCCGCTTTTCTCAGCTGAGTTTCAAGGTGGAAGCATTCATGACAAACCGAAGCTCCAACCGACAACGTTTGATCTGACGACGCGGTTATGTATCGCGGACGGGATGAACGGTGTGAACTATTACATGTTTGGTGCGGGCGAGAACTATGAAAACATTGGCTTGTTCGGCAGACGTCACGATTGGCAAGCGCCGCTCACAAAGTCTGGACAGAAAAATCCACACTATCCTGTGATTCAGCATATCGGAAAGATGCTTCAGACATTTGAGAGCTCCCTTCTGCAAACGAAGCCAGTCGTTGATACGCATCTCGGTTTTTATCCGGATTATTATATGACGGAGTTTCATGACGAGCATACAAAAAACATGGTCGACCAAATTCAGCGTGACCGTGAGACCTTTATGGCGAACGGAATCGCGAAGGCACTTCGCGTGAACAACATCATCTATGATGCGATCAACGTGCAGGATGATGACGATATTAATCCGAGCGTTATCCCTTCTCTTTGGATGTTTACCACAGAGTGGATGGATGAAAACATTCAGCAAAAACTCGTCACGTATCTAGAGAACGGCGGAAAGCTGATCCTGTTTCCGACGATTCCGACAAAAACGATGAAAAACGTACCGTGCACGATTTTGAAAGATTACATCAACGTAACGGTAAAAGAAACAAAGCACCGCGTGTTTGGTCAGATTGATCAGGCGGACAACGTGTTGATCGACCGGGCTGAGATTTATGAAACAACAGATGGCGCATTCGCGCATATTGAGGGCAAGCCGGATCAAGTGATCGCGTTTGAAAAACAGCTTGGAAAAGGTCAACTCTATATGTTTGGTATTGGAATGGATCACGGTTTTCATTATCAAAACGACATCATCGTGAAGCTTGCCAAACGAGCAGGGATCGAGAGTCGTTTCACATTAGAAGAAGAGCTTGATATTACCGTTAGATCTTCACCAGAAAAAGGAGACTTCTTCTTTCTTCAAAATTTTGATGAATTTAAGAAGACGACGATAATCACGTACGACGGAACAACCCTTTTCGGTGGAAAAGAAATCTCGATTCCAATGCGAAGCGGGCTCATGCTACCAGTCAACGTACCGTTACATGAAGACTTGTTCATCGAATACGGAACGGGTGAAATCTACGAAACCTTACAGCAACAAGACGAGATTTCACTCACTATAAAAATGATTCAAAAAGAAGAAGAATTCGTCTTCCGTTCCTCTTCATGGAAACCTGTAGACACCAAAGAGGTTTCAATAGAGGAAGTCCAAGAGCATACATTCAAAGTGCTCATACAAACAACAGAAGACACAGCATCCATCCGGTTTCAACCAGCGTTCGCAAACGCTATTCAACCATAA
- a CDS encoding carbohydrate ABC transporter permease, with the protein MKKKPNKRDYSPWMFLAPYIIFFTTFIIIPVAAAILLSFTYFNAIETPTFIGLSNYVGLITQDEVFMQKILPNTLTFALIVGPGGYILSFILAWALAQVPKRMRTVLALIIYSPSMTAGVAMAVVWTIIFSGDETGYLNSLLLTMGVLLEPIQWLQSPEYLMKIMIFVTLWGSMGVGFLAMLSGVLNINTEIYEAGYIDGINNRFQEIIYITIPSMKPQMLFGAVMAVVGTFQAGAIGVALSGANPTPQYAGQLMVNHLEDYGFIRYEMGYAAAISVVLLIVVYLFSKVAWRLFGEKD; encoded by the coding sequence ATGAAAAAGAAACCAAATAAACGAGATTATTCACCGTGGATGTTCCTTGCTCCGTATATCATCTTTTTTACAACGTTTATCATCATACCTGTTGCAGCGGCAATCCTATTGTCATTCACGTATTTTAACGCGATCGAAACACCGACGTTCATCGGTTTGAGCAACTATGTCGGTCTGATCACACAGGATGAAGTGTTCATGCAGAAAATCCTGCCGAACACGTTAACGTTCGCACTAATCGTGGGCCCTGGCGGGTATATCTTATCGTTCATACTCGCTTGGGCGCTCGCTCAAGTACCAAAGCGCATGCGAACGGTACTTGCGTTGATCATCTACTCGCCATCCATGACAGCAGGTGTTGCGATGGCCGTTGTTTGGACAATCATCTTCTCTGGAGATGAAACAGGTTACCTAAACAGCTTGCTTCTAACGATGGGTGTGCTGTTAGAGCCGATCCAATGGCTGCAATCGCCTGAATACCTCATGAAGATCATGATCTTTGTAACGCTTTGGGGCTCTATGGGTGTTGGATTCCTCGCGATGTTATCAGGTGTTCTGAACATTAACACCGAGATTTATGAAGCAGGATACATTGACGGCATCAACAACCGTTTTCAAGAGATTATCTATATTACGATTCCGTCCATGAAGCCGCAGATGTTGTTCGGCGCGGTCATGGCAGTTGTTGGAACGTTTCAAGCTGGTGCGATCGGGGTGGCGCTTTCTGGTGCTAACCCGACACCGCAATATGCGGGTCAGCTTATGGTCAACCACTTAGAAGATTATGGTTTTATCCGTTATGAGATGGGTTATGCGGCAGCGATTTCGGTCGTGCTGCTCATCGTTGTATATCTGTTCTCGAAAGTAGCCTGGAGGCTGTTTGGAGAGAAAGACTAG
- a CDS encoding ABC transporter substrate-binding protein, translating into MKKVLSLFMIIALLFSVAACSSDDKASSDDKKENVTISYASWSLGTEKEQNLERLMIKAFEKKYPNIKVKIDESITSTDWNGTLAAAASAGKMPDVFALPQIPSSLSNDWLMDITKMTEKDKDFANIPEAVRESATYNDKVYAVPFAQHFLGYLVNKDLFNEANLDYPEFGFSIEEYTKSIKEVTNINKGVAGTNHAFSVADWYPAAANPDMGWYTVKDGQYSLDSKEFIAGANLAKEITTNNYAYESLPDDLKANFKGENPEEVWMNGQVAVKWDGTWGVPALVEKETFDFDFIGLPGGRTGVTNDFVGISKTSKHAEEAFLFSKWMSFGKEGFMKRMEIAEKEGKALNTLPVNADPEILEEYFAINEVPGIKTAYDNLDNAIVEPVKTVPGYVDARWEAPTGVKVGEEANAKVTVLLDNVIKGNLKIEDYAKQLDQLADQKSKEASEALKDK; encoded by the coding sequence ATGAAGAAAGTATTATCACTTTTCATGATCATCGCATTGCTATTTTCAGTAGCAGCTTGTAGCTCAGATGACAAAGCAAGCTCTGACGACAAAAAAGAAAACGTAACCATTTCGTATGCTAGCTGGTCACTTGGTACTGAAAAAGAACAAAACCTCGAGCGCCTCATGATCAAAGCGTTCGAGAAAAAGTATCCGAACATCAAAGTTAAAATCGACGAGTCGATTACATCAACAGACTGGAACGGAACACTCGCTGCTGCAGCAAGTGCGGGTAAAATGCCAGACGTTTTTGCTCTTCCACAGATTCCATCGTCACTATCAAACGATTGGTTGATGGACATCACGAAAATGACGGAAAAAGATAAAGATTTTGCTAACATTCCTGAAGCGGTACGTGAATCAGCAACATACAACGATAAAGTGTATGCGGTTCCATTCGCACAGCATTTCTTAGGCTACTTAGTAAACAAAGATCTTTTTAATGAAGCGAACCTGGATTATCCTGAGTTTGGTTTTTCAATTGAAGAGTACACAAAATCCATTAAAGAAGTAACGAACATCAACAAAGGTGTAGCTGGAACGAACCACGCGTTCTCAGTAGCAGACTGGTATCCGGCTGCGGCAAATCCAGACATGGGCTGGTATACGGTTAAAGACGGACAATATTCACTTGACTCAAAAGAATTCATCGCAGGAGCTAACCTTGCAAAAGAAATTACAACAAACAACTACGCGTACGAGTCACTTCCAGATGACTTGAAAGCTAACTTTAAAGGCGAGAACCCAGAAGAAGTATGGATGAATGGACAAGTTGCTGTGAAATGGGACGGCACTTGGGGAGTACCTGCACTTGTTGAAAAAGAAACGTTTGACTTTGACTTCATCGGTCTTCCGGGTGGAAGAACGGGTGTAACGAACGACTTTGTTGGAATCTCTAAAACAAGTAAACACGCTGAAGAAGCATTCCTTTTCTCTAAGTGGATGTCTTTCGGTAAAGAAGGTTTCATGAAGCGTATGGAAATCGCTGAAAAAGAAGGAAAAGCACTAAACACACTACCAGTTAACGCAGATCCTGAAATTTTAGAAGAGTACTTTGCGATCAACGAAGTGCCTGGAATCAAGACAGCTTATGACAATTTAGACAACGCAATCGTTGAGCCGGTTAAAACCGTACCTGGCTATGTTGATGCACGTTGGGAAGCACCAACAGGCGTGAAGGTTGGAGAAGAAGCGAACGCGAAAGTAACAGTACTTTTAGATAACGTGATTAAAGGAAACCTGAAGATCGAAGACTACGCAAAACAGCTTGATCAATTAGCAGACCAAAAGAGCAAAGAAGCAAGTGAGGCTTTAAAAGATAAATAG